TTTTTACTAGAAATTTTTATGTGAACTGTCATTTTATGTTCTGGTTCAGATGAGAATTATTACTTGAATGCGAATCTATGAAGGTCTATGCACCGTTGAGATGTATTGGAAGGTAGAGATTTGAAGAGTGGTGTAATAGTGCATCGGGTGCAGTGACGtatatttattaaatcaaaattattataaactatCAAATCAACAGTTTATAATGGTTCACACGTTCATATGTTAATATAGGTTTTCAAGGACACCATATGTTCCTGTGAAACCCTTTATAAATACACGAAAATTACTACACGCACACAAAGTAACTTCTGggcatttatgagcatattgCACACAATTTAATCTATGTGCATTCGTGTAGTAATTTCTGTACATTTATGAATATCTCACGGTACTCAAGGACGAGGTGGtctcatttaattattattattaaatattttttatggcGTTCAAAAAGAAATGGGAGGAGACAAGGAAAGAACGGATGGGGCGACGTACCTATCATACATCCGGCGAAGAACAACGCTTGGACGAGCCCGACCCGATATATCTCCCCACAAATAAGCCCAAACTCCGACACCGTCGAGCTTCCGTCGCCGCCGTCCCACTCCCACGACCCGGGCTCAAGCCCGCACACGCTCCCCTTATCTGCCGCCTGCGCCGCCGCCGAGTCGCAGGCGGCGGAGGAGCACCGCCACGCGGGGTCTCGGTCGGCAAAGATCATAACCATCGTGTGGATCCCCTCAAGGGCCCACGCCAGGCTCGTTAACACGAAGTGCCTAAGCTGCCACCACCCAAACTCGCCGCAGTATTTCTGCAGCGCGTCGTCCACCGTCAGTTTCTCGGCTTTCCCGGCCGGGACGAGCGGCCGCCGGAGGTCCATGCCTCCGTCGTCTGAagaagacatttttttttttttttgggtttttttgtCGTACGGCGAGATCACGAGATGTTTCGCGTGACCTCTGGAGTTTTCACATTGGCCGAGATTCCTAGCATTCTGGTGCTTTATATACTACACAATCTCAGACTCTCACATAATGTTTTTTGaaataatggtttttttttaatggccaAGTTGCAAATTATGGATATTATTATATGTTCTCTTTGTACAGAGTCACCCGACATATAGTTTTAGTAtggtattaaataattaatgatatatttcCTTATTTGACCATAATAATGCAGGGTAAATTTAAGAATACATggcatttaatttttatttaattttaggcgataataaagcaataaatatgtatatatttataaagacAGCTGGCACCATAGTTTCTTTTATCcgttttttttattgaattatgTTTAGAGAGCGTGCTTTCTTGACCTCTATAATTCTTAGTTTGTTTTAGTACATAAAGTaggcttttcttttttttcggATGTATTACATTAAGAATCTCGCAATATGTGAATAATTTGGTGAAATAATTCAATGAAATATCGATTAGATTTTATTTAAGACtaatattacacttttttattttatatttaaacgaTTCAAACCTTTGGAACTTGAGTTTACGTTTTGTCGGCAAACCATTTGTAGACTTTGAGTCTATAGTTTCTGCAAAAGAATGCATGCGTGTCGTCTTAAAGGGACCGGCCAAATCCAAATATGGGTAAGGGAGAGAGTTGTCATTTGCGTGgcaattttgaaaaatctttaatctttaattttgaaataacTTAATTGAACGGAAATAACTTAATTGAGCGGTTGAATCCCTAATCGGGCTCCCACATCCTGACCAGGCGGAGTATTTATTTTGAAGTAGGGTAacttttactccgtatttatttatttttgtagatAACTTTCATAGTCAGAACCCTCTGAGAATCATAATCCATAAAACCTCTTTTCCTTCCTGCTGAAAAGTGAGAAGTCAAAAATTTTACACAGACAAAAACATTGGTTCAGACTGGTCAAATCTGGTGACCTGATGACAATAAAACAATGAACTCCAACACTCACAATTGAACACTTGCACCAAACAAATATGACtacaaacaacaacaaaaaagggAATCCCACCAAGTTAACCAGCATGTTAGCTTAGTTACCACAGGATTACAATTATGACTCccagtaaaaaaaaaacctatttgCCTTCTTGGTCCGGATCAATCAGCTATTGATAATCTATGTTGGTTTACCTCTTTATAGTCATTTACCAATTAGGGTCACAAGTCAGGTTTACACCTCGAGTAGTGACTGCAGTTTTCCTCGTCACTCAAAGAAAACAACAGCAAAGAATGCAGAAATGGGATTCAAGATTCAGCAAAACATATCTGTAAAAGTATAACTGATATGACTAGAAATCAAAGTAGTACCAACATCATGTTTATGTTACATCAAGAAAATCTTGTGTATATCTGCTGCTCTATCTCTGTATAGTATAGTCATCATATACCAGAAGAGTGTTTATTCCTTTTGTTTTTCCAACCTAGTGTGTGCTAGAAACAAGACATCTATGGAGGATGCCTATGATTGCGATTTTCTGTACCTGTCTgtctgtttgtttgtttgtttgtttgtcaaTGCCAAGCTGAAGCGGAGATGAGGTTGCGCTGTTTCCACCCGAGCAGCATGGCCCCGTCTTTCTCCACGAGCGTGTAGTGCTCGGAGTAGTACTTCAGGAGGCTTTTAATTACGGAGTTAACGTAGGAGCTGAGAGGGTACTCGCGGAATCCTGCCATTGTGAACCGGGATTTCCACTTGCCTAATAGCTCGTGGCGCACCACCCTCTCCTGGCCCTCGCAAGCTATGACGTTGACGATGTCTCGGGCCAGACAGTGCTGCTCGACGTTGATGCGCTCCTTCTTGTCCCTTGCTAGGGTCACGTCTATTGACTCGAAGATGGCTGAGTAGTAGTCAAGAGTTTCTAGGAATCTCGGGAAGAACGGGGCGGTGTTTGTGTTCGATTCTTGCTCCACCAAAGTGACTACCTTGGGGGAAAGCGACTTCACGAACCTAAGAAGACCGTCCCGTGGATTGTTCATGTCTATGCTCTCGTCGGGAGTGTGGTGGAGCTGAAAAGGGAAGTTCACAGCCAGTGACTCGCCAGGCCTGATATCCAACATATCCCGGGTGACTTTTGGAGCGAAAACCGGGACTGCATGAAACTCAACCGGGATACTGAACTTCTCGGAAATTGCAGCTAGCTGTTTCCCCACGGCTGCTAAACCATCTCCCCGAGCATATTGTGAAACCGGGTCATCAATCCCGGTGATTCTCACGTGAGGGGCGCCACTAGGTCTTGCAGCAAGTGCTTGTAGAAGAGTCATCCATTGAGTCCCTTGCCCGATTTGGAAGTCGATAATGTGAATGCGGTCTTCGTTTCTGCACGCATCTGCTATGGCACCGTTTGCAGCCATATAACCGAACTTGAGATAAGGGCATAGTTCATACAGGATGTGCATGTAGGAGAGTAAGTCCTTCCCTGCCGGTTCTTTACCCTTCAAACCCCGATAAAAATTGGCACCCGATGCCTCTTTCTTTGCAACTAGCCCTTCTATCATGTAAGCTCCGAGGCGCTGAATAGGATCCCCGGTGATGGACACAGAAACACGCGCTTCTTCAACCAGTCTATCgaaattatctttattttcagCAAGTAGAGCTCGAGCACAAGAAATGAGAAGCTGTTTTATATTACCTTGAGGAACGCCCTGCAAGGGAAAGTCCTGCACAGTTTTGTAGCGTTTTAGGCTATGAACACTCCCGTCGGGTTTTCCAATTGACGAGACACGAGACGGCTGAAATTCAATCAGGCCCGAAATCTGGCCTTCCTGGCTCCAAGACCTAGACTTCTGGCCTAACGGTTGTTGGTGCTTATTTTCACTCAAAGACAGATCTGATGTTTTGGCCCCCGTTTGATCTGGCACAATCAAAGCAGGCTCCACCTGCCAGAAAACATGTTTCGCCTTCTGATTCCGATGAAAAGAAGTCGCACCAGAAGGAATTAGCAGACTTTCCGGACCGCAATCCAACGGGGAGCTACGCTGTTGGAAGTAACTGCTATAATCCAGTAGAGAATTACTCGAAGCACTGACTCCCGAGAGATTATCAGTCGAGCTCTGTTGCTCCTGGCTGTCGCTTAGAGAGGTCGGGGTCTGAGGATCAAAGTGAGGTGCAAAAGGCGAATTCGGAGAAGTTCTTGAGTCAAATTTTAAGGATCCAATATGCCTAATAGGTATTGAAGGAATATCGGGATACGAAGAGTATGCAAAATCCGCTCCAGTTACACCATATCCAAAAAACTGATGGGAGTCCATGCTACGAACTTTGCATCCAAAAAACTAGGCACAGGCTATTCTACTGGCATAAGTTCATCACAGTTCAAACATATATCTTTCGTCTTTCTTCACCTGTGAGAAATATATAATTCAGAATTACAACCCTAAACCCTCGAAGGAAGAAGTGTGCTtactgaaaaaataataataataaccgcAATCATACATAGCACAAATCAGATAACAAACAAGATTTGAACTATTAACTTCCAAGAAGAGATCGATGCAATTCGCTGTGGATTGCAGAGTTTGCAGACCATCTAAGATTCAACAAACACCATCCCATATCTGAATGATCTTTAAACCAAGAAAAACAGCAAAACCAGAAGAAATAGTTCTGGGAAAGATCAAACATAATCCTTCTACCAGATTTTTGCAATTCCAAAACCTACAAGCGATCGAAAACACTCCACTAATCTTTGCAGTTTAATGCTATATATGGCTATACACTTGAAACAGAAAAACAAACTGTCAAACTTCAGGGCAGGAAAAAGGCTCAACTAATGATATAAAAGTTCAGACAATAATCCAGCTACCAAGAATCATGTGTTACCTTAATTGCATCAAATATGAACACTCATGAGGCCCAACCACCAACCATGTAAAT
This portion of the Ipomoea triloba cultivar NCNSP0323 chromosome 5, ASM357664v1 genome encodes:
- the LOC116019885 gene encoding chitin-inducible gibberellin-responsive protein 1-like, coding for MDSHQFFGYGVTGADFAYSSYPDIPSIPIRHIGSLKFDSRTSPNSPFAPHFDPQTPTSLSDSQEQQSSTDNLSGVSASSNSLLDYSSYFQQRSSPLDCGPESLLIPSGATSFHRNQKAKHVFWQVEPALIVPDQTGAKTSDLSLSENKHQQPLGQKSRSWSQEGQISGLIEFQPSRVSSIGKPDGSVHSLKRYKTVQDFPLQGVPQGNIKQLLISCARALLAENKDNFDRLVEEARVSVSITGDPIQRLGAYMIEGLVAKKEASGANFYRGLKGKEPAGKDLLSYMHILYELCPYLKFGYMAANGAIADACRNEDRIHIIDFQIGQGTQWMTLLQALAARPSGAPHVRITGIDDPVSQYARGDGLAAVGKQLAAISEKFSIPVEFHAVPVFAPKVTRDMLDIRPGESLAVNFPFQLHHTPDESIDMNNPRDGLLRFVKSLSPKVVTLVEQESNTNTAPFFPRFLETLDYYSAIFESIDVTLARDKKERINVEQHCLARDIVNVIACEGQERVVRHELLGKWKSRFTMAGFREYPLSSYVNSVIKSLLKYYSEHYTLVEKDGAMLLGWKQRNLISASAWH